GCAGTGCCAGACTCTGTTTATGTCTGCACTGTGCTGAAAACAGCGTGTTTTAAATCGCAGTGGAGATTCCATAGCAAGTTACATTGAGACTGTGGTTTGTTTCATgtttcaacataaaaaaaaaacagacattgatacattttttttttttataaatcatttcTGTCCTGGTTTCACAAACCCCTAAGAAATATCTAGCATGTTTAATATCTACTCTAGACCTGTAGACGACTCTGGTAGTTTGGTAGTTTGAGGTGTTGTGACTGGAAGTAAGTGCAAAGACTAGAAGGACACAAGACACTGACTAAAAGAAAAGCCAAGAGTAGAGTTATTTtccattcaatttttttattttttattttctgtaagagaaaaaaaaacaacaaatacaaatattgaatTGTGCAAATAGATAAGAacaaaacttaaaagtgttttttatcaaCATGTGATGAAGTTTTAATACTAAGATACTTTTAGAAATTTAAGATGCTTTAGACATTTTtaagtaacactttctatgaatgtcatgtctattagactctataaacatacttataacactttaaaatgcattcataacgtattataaacatggctatgaataTGTACTAGCTTTGTTGAATATGTAATAGCTTTGTTGATTAAGCATCATGAATTGTGGTCATAATGCTTCGTTAgctatgtttattgtttataaaatTATAAGGTTATAAATCAAAGCCAGAAACCTCAACAAAGCTGCCATAACAAAGCATGCTATAATTAATTTTAACCATTTATAATTATACTTACTTtagttaaatattataaataagcaataatacatgagagggagtgctataacatatTACACGCTATAGCAGGAACCTTGCGTGtcttattgtgattataccacagttccattatcgctgtttattgaaagattctgagttaaagaggatgagaaactatgatctgtttggttataaaaactccaccagttaaaatagttccattgctgctttgcttgtagctgcgctgtttggtttgtaagcgctgcattgttgctaggttaactGTACAGTATGTgggggagtaatacatggagagcttcggttacagtgcattaccggctgataatggcactcatagaacagctctcagccaatcacattgcagggtcagaaataACTGTGGTAGCCTTTTTGTCAGATCTTTCTAGTGAATAATATACTTCCTTTTTTCATTAGCTGAGGCAAGTTTTTATACCTAACTAGGAAGTGTATGTAAGTACAAGGTTGCAAATTATGTTTAAAGAATCCCACTCATGGTTTGCTGGTATAAAAGGATTCCCCTGTTAGGGAAGTTGCCCAATTTGTAGGGAAGTTGCCTGTTACCTGAGGGGGGAGGCAACAGACATTTCCCATAGGAATTTATTTAAAAGTGTCTGCAAACCTTTGTCAAAATTTTCAAACAGCTCTACTTGTCACAGTAGTTTTTTAGCTAGAACTTTTATTATTAGTATACTCGTAGAACTtgcacttttccaagccaactttcTTAAAGTTTGTGAGCGAACTTTCCCTCTctagtcattattatttttattagtattcaACTGCGAGTTAAAGATGAACCTGGTGGACCATCCCAAaagaaatgactccaaaaggccATAGGCAACTCATTTacgaggtttttaatttgattgataAACATTAAACTGAATATTAAATTCATGATTTTGTGACATTTTGCTAGTCAATAATACACTTGTTTTTTCATAAGCTGACTGTCGTTCCCCAACCCAAAACCGGGAAGAGAATTCTTAGTGTTAatgaatgtgaaaaaaacactctCTGCAAATTTTCACTTaatgaacattttattaaaaaatattctatattctatatttgcTCAAACAATTGATCACTTCTTAGTACCAGTCGCTCATGACGCGCCTCATACTATTGAACCTCATGTTGCCCCAGTTGCTGAAGTTCCTGTAGTGTCCGGGTCCGAAGTACCACATCCTGCCCATGTAGTTGGGATGCTCATACATCATCCAGTGGCCGTCCATCACGTGGCAGGAACGGCATCCGTGGGACCAGTTGTAGCGGTTCATGAAGTTGTCACAGTCTCCGGTCATCTCCATCATCTGGCCCATGTAGTTATCCCTCTCGTACATCCTCATCCTGTAGGAACCGTTGTACTGTTGGTGGAAAAAAGCAATAGTCGATAAATAATCTATTTGGATTTCACCAAACATCAATACATCATCGTTAGATGTGATTTTAACCTCTAATATCTATCAGTCTTACCCAGGGGATCATACGGCAAGACCTGACCCAGCTGCTGGATCCCCACATGCTCATGTAGTCAGAGTACTCTCCCCTCCTGAAGCAGTACTGGTGACCCATGTAGTTGGGCTGGTCGTAGAACATCCAACAGCCGCTCATCACCCTGAAGGAGTGGCAGCGGTTCATGTAGGAGGACATGTCAGCGCAGTCTCCACTGCACTCCCAGGAACGTCCCATGAAGTTCCTGTCCTCGTAGAACATAATCTACCAAAGATAAAGCAGTAGAACATCATTAGTTACATTTGGAGAAACAGCAGAACCTCAAAAACAAGTTCTAAAGTTGTAAACTGTGTCCCATGTTGACGTGTCCTGCTCACCTTTCCGTTCATCTTGGCGGTTTTGGTTGTCTGAGCTGTTTCCAACTGGTGACTGACACACTCTGCCTGGTGCTTTAACCCTGGTATTTATACCTGGTTGAAGTCAAAGGACAATGCACCTCCTATTGTCCAAAGTCCTGACCAGGCAGAGTGGTTGAGTGGTCAACAGAGAAGAGAAGGGCTTTCATCTCTCTTCCATGTGACTCTCTAGTCTCTAGAAGTCTTTTGAATGGATCCTATTTTCTGGTGTAGTGTATTTCTAACTTGCAGTACAGTTGTCATGAACTGTTCAGTCTAAAACTATGCTTTCTAAAttgaaaacaatattttaatCCAAGTTATTTTGAAGGATTTCTAAGTTGGAaagaatatacataaaataatggTGGAGATACACATTTGTTTGTGTGCTCATTGAAAACTCTGAAACATTATTTGGTTATTTGGTAAACACCTGTACTGGAGAGGTGTGAAGTAACAAAGCCGAGGTCCTCAATACATTTTTCTGGAGTGTACATTCTTTATTGCTAATATGGTATATGATAATTTCTCTCGATTACATTCAAGAAGCAAATATACAGTGCCATGAAAGAGTAGTTTTTACCCCTTTatcatcaaacaaactttaataccaGACAAATATGAAGCAGATAatagatctcaaaaagcagcacattatgccccaatctgaagaaataaaaaaacagataggaaaacaaaatcattgatcatctatcagtctggaaaaggttatacaGTCATTTATAAAACTTTGTGACTCTAGataaccacagtgattcactattattcacaaataaaaaaaacataaaacactggtgaattactccaaaagggcatgaacaactcatccaggaggtcacaaaataacccagaacaacatttaaagaactgcaggatttCACTCTTCTCAGTTATGATCagtattcaataataagaaagagactgggtgaaaatggtctccatgggagaatcacaagataaaaaaaacactgctgaccaaaaagaacacaacaacctgtctcacatttaccaacaaacatcctgatgatctccaggactttgggtaaatatgcTGTTCACTGACAAGACAAAGATAGAACTAAAGCATGCTTGTGCCAAGACCAAATGGAGTCCCATATAGAGTCTATAAAAGTGAACCAggtgttttgaagtttctatagAAATTAATGGCTATAGTGTGAAAGAAGGTGAGTATTCTGTTGAATCTCTTTTGTACCATAAGCTTGATCAACAGGAAGGGTAAGATCTTGTTTAGCGTTGTTGTACATAGGTTTTAAACGACATAAGGAATTTTCCCTTCTGAAGAACAGTTGGTGAATAAATCCCAGTCTTTATATATCATTTTGAACAATCATTTGTTTAGTGAGTAAGAACAGTAAGTTTGCAATGCATTGATGAAcaaatattcattttgttttctgttttaaaacaTTGACTCAATAATGCAGCTGGGGTGGTTATTTTCAGTCATTGTAAGAACAGCCTCTTATCTGTTTGAATGGGAAGAAAACAAATTGCTGGAAACTGAAGGTcagattaatctttttttttgcatttcaaaTATTTATAATTTGTCTTGCTTTACTACAGGTTTAGAAAGATaataacaatacagtaaaaaaatgtgGTGGCAGTtcttaagaaaccacttcagtttctgaaacagtttctctgcttttgctatttataggtactacggaaaacatttctcccaaattccaaataaaatattgtcatgtagcaGAAGATgatgacttttaaaaaaataaaaagaaatgatttcagaccttaaacaatgcaaaaaaaaaacaagttcatattcattaagttttaagagttcagaaatcaatatttggtggaataactctgtttttaatcacagttttcatgcattttggcatcatgttctcctccaccagacttacactatgcttttggataacttaatacctttactcctggtgcaaaaattcaagcagttcagcttgatgtgatggcttgtgatcatccaccttcctcttgattatatgctATGAGCTTATAGATATTCAGGAAGGGAAGGAAGAAAACACACAAAACTCTGATCACTTTAGGTTGAAGTTCGGGCAGTTTCAGCTTGTCATAGAAAGCATGCCCCCTTTTTATAATAAGTAAAGTCAGAAAGGAGagataacagagagagaaagggaggagtTGTAAAAACCGACTATGACATGTAAGAGAAGTCCAGGAGATGCTTCAGATATGGTTTTCCTCCTAATAATTATACACAGATATATGATTTTACATATTGTTATGGCTGCTGCGCTTGCACTGATCTCCATTTCAAGTGCAGCTTCCCCACCACCACACTAAAAGCCTTTTATTCTGTAATACAAATATTGTCTCCATTCCTCAACTGGAATACTTAATTTTAGTATAATGTCAAAAAACACACTGGCAGTTATCGGTggatgattttcttttattgaaaaAGTACAATTTACATTGCTTTAAGCAACTGATAACTTCTTAGTACCAGTCCCTCATGATGCGCCTCATACTCATGAACCTATTGTTGCCCCAGTTGCTGAAGTTCCTGTAGTGTCCGGGTCCGAAGTACCACATCCTGCCCATGTAGTTGGGCTGGTCGTAGAAGAGCCAGTGGCCGTCCATCACGTGGCAGGACATGCAGCCCTGAGACCAGTTGCAGCGGTTCATGAAGTTGTCACAGTCGTCATTCATCTCCATCATCTGACCCATGTAGTTATCCCTCTCGTACATCCTCATCCTGTAGTTTCCACTGTACTGTTGGAGGAattgaagaaatatatatatatatttaatgtcttTCTGATGCATTAAAATGAATTAGACATCATGAACATAAATTCTTTGGAAGTAAAACTGTACAATAAGTTGTACAAATGCATAGTATTAATTGGAAATGTCATTATGTACTTTAAGTATTCTTTGtgctttacagctctggaaaaaaaattccacttcagtttctgaatcagtgtctctgattttgctgtttatatgtatatgagtaaaatgaacatggtcgttttattctataaactacggccaacatttctcccaaattccaaataaaaatatagtcatttaaagcatttatttgcagaaaatgagaaagatgcagagctttcagacctttcaaatactgcaaagaaaacaagtttataatcataaagttcagaaatcaatcccTGATTtgcaatcacagtttttttatgcatgttggcaggttctcctctcttcaccagtcttacacactgctttactggtgcaaaaaaattaaaattcaagcagttcagtttggtttgatggcttgtgatcatcttcctcttgattatgtgacagaggttttcaattgggtaaaatcaaagaaactcatcatttttaagtgttctcagagttgtatatagtttataaaactgtatttatcgATTTTTTAAATTACTTACCATAGGGATCATGCGGCAAGACCTGACCCAGCTGTTAGAGCCCCACATGCTCATGTAGTCAGAGTACTCTCCCTTCCTGAAGAAATGCTGATGTCCCATATAGTTACACTGATCGTAGAACATCCAGCAGCCGCTCATCACCCTGAAGGAGTGGCAGCGGTTCATGTAGGAGGACATGTCGGCGCAGTCTCCACTGCACTCCCAGGAACGTCCCATGAAGTTCCTGTCCTCGTAGAACATAATCTACCAAAGATAAAGCAGTAGAACATCATTAATTACATTTGGAGAAACAGCAGAACCTCAAAAACAAGTTCTAAAGTTCTAAACTGTGTCCCATGTTGACGTGTCCTGCTTACCCTTCCGTTCATCTTGGCGGTTTTGGTTGTCTGAGCTGTTTCCAACTGGTGACTGACACACTCTGCCTGGTGTTTTAACCCTGGTATTTATACCTGGCTGAAGTCAATAGACAGAGCGCCTCTTATTGTCCAAAGCCCTGACCAGGCAGAGTGCTGGAACGTGGTCAAAAGAGGCGTGCTTTCATCTCTCTTCCATGTGACTCTCTAGTCTCTAGAAGACTTTGAATGGATCACGTTTACTGGCTGGGTTTGTTTTTCAGTTGATTTTAGGCTGGGGTTGCAGCACGGTGGTCCACGCGGGACCAACTCTGTAATTCTAACCTTCAGATTTCATCCTTGAAGAAGGATATATATTAGTTGATGTCATTGGAAACTGTCTATTGGAATGGATTTGCTATTATTTGTCACTTTTCACTTTAAATTCATTTCTAAACTGTATGTTGTTTTAATGGcgaactttatttatttagttaatggATTTACTTTAAGGTTGGGTAACTCTTGGTAAGTTTTTATCTCACTTGTACAACTAGAGAACGAAGATATCATTCTCTTTTTTCAATGTAGGGTTTGGataaaatgctataaaatgtgatttaaattgtgtttgtctttttttttgtaaaaatataaaGACAACTTGTTTTAAAGTTTAGGATATACAATTAAATACGTTTTGAGGTTtcatgtagataaaaaaaaatgttaacgtGGTAAAATATGTCAATGCATTCTCCTAATTGaggtaactttattttttttgaataaggatatttactatatatatatatatatattagttgatGTCATTGGAAACTGTCTATTAGAATGGATTTGCTATTATTTGTCACTTTTCACTTTAAATTCATTTCTAAACTGTATGTTGTTTTAATGgtgaactttatttatttacttaatggAGTTACTTTAAGGTTGGGCTCTTGGTAAGTTTTTATCTCACTTGTACAACTAGAGAACGAAGATATCACAGCAGAATATAAAGCTGTAATTCTCTTTTTTCAATGTAGGGTTTGGATAAAATGTCTATAAAGTGTGATTTAAATTgtgtttcagtctttttttttttgtaaaaatataaaGACAACTTGTTTTAAAGTTTAGGATATACAATTAAACATGTTTTGAGGTTTCATGtagataaaaaaatgttaatgtggTAAAATATGTCAATGCATTCTCCTAAATGAGGtaactttaatttttttgaaGAAGGATATTTACTATATAATAGTTGATGTCATTGGAAACTGTCTATTAGATTAGATTTGCTATTATTTGTCACTTTTCACTttaaattaatttctaaactgTATGTTGTTTTAATGGtgaactttatttatttgtacaacTAGAGAATGAAGATATCACAGCAGAAGACAAAAATTTtacttgctattttttttttttttttttacatttttattgtttaaaatgcaAATTGCCTGAATGCGGATATTTTACTGCATTAAAATATATTCAACCTAATACACATAACTGTATTAGAACTAAAACTATTGGGCTATTATAGTAAATATGCATAGTTCATAAAATTGCAGTTGTGGATTGTTAAAATGAAAAGTATTTAGAGAGCACGTTATTAGGGGATCACAAAAttaccaggtgtttcactttactttactttatttgatTTAAGGTTGGGCTGTTGGTTCGTTTTTTATCTCACTTGTACAACTAGAGAACGAAGATATCACAGCAGAAGACCAAGCTTTTACTTGtaattctcttttattttttcctgtttttattcttttaaatctgatacatttcagtattttttaaagctgtaaaaatatAAAGACAATTTGTTTTAGAGTTTGCtttcatttaaagttttaaattgaTTGGTAAAATTCCAATGTATTCACCTAAATTAGGTAATTGAACTGCATTAAAATGAATTTAACGTTATAAAtataacttttttaaaagtattttttaagtaatttttttcatTCCCACTGCtatatatagttaaaaaaatgttattgttttttattattattaattaaatcaattattttttaagacagaacagaaaaGTATTTAAAGAAAAAGTTATTAGGCGAACAAAAAATTACCAGGTGTTTTACTTTAATATTATTGTGTCAGTATAGTGTCTAGAAGATGCAATATACCAGTCATTGTTTGTagaattgtaaaaataaatatattaagtcTGAGTTCGGGATATAAAAAATTGGGTTTGGGATAGAAAAATTCAAGTGGATGTAGATTGGAAAATATATCAATGCATTCGCCTAAATGAGGGCATTCAGCTGCATTAATATAAATTAGATTTCATAAAcataacttttttaaaagtaaaacaatTGGGCTGTACAAATGCAGAGTATCAATAGAATTTTTCAGTTGCAATCCCACTGCTTTATTTAGTTAATGAAATTGTAGTTGTGGATTTACaggtaatttaaaaataatacaaaaaataattttcttaagAGAAAGAATGGAAAAGTATGTAGAGAGTTATCAGGTGATCAAAAATGTACATTTCACGTTAATATTATTagtttactgtatatttttaagGCAAACTTTATTTAGTTAATGGAGTTACATTAAGGTTGGGCACTTGGTAAACAATTgttttgaataaaatatatataatttgtttttgtatttttttttattgtcttggaGTTTGGAATAGAACATTTTTTGAGGATTCAAGATGAGACATAtttgcattaaaatatatatatatatatatatatatatatatatatatgtatatatatatacatatatgtatatatatatatatatatatatatgtatatatatatatatatatatatatatatatatatatatatatatatatatatatatatatatggtatgaatttttaaaatcaattaaaatggatttatttaaaaaggaaaacataTAAACGTATTTTGAGAAAGTTATCAGGTGATTGCAAAAGAAAATCTAAgagaacataaaataaataaaaattagaatatatgtttttcttaaaaatGCCTTGGGAAAAAAGATTCCCACATGAAAGTCACTGAAACTAAATGGATAGACATAAGTTCACCTaaccatgtatatatatatatatatatatatatatatatatatatatatatatatatatatatatatatatatatatatatatatatatatattattacaataaaattgtatttgtagattttttacattaataaaaaaaaactttaaagagAAATAATGGAAAAGTATTTAGGGAgaaagttataataataattattataataataataaatataatataattgtttaaATAGAATTCAATATTTTCCTTAAATATGTGATGAAAAAAAGATTCACATATATTAATGAATTTGTTTTCTGGATTCACATGTTACCAGTCAGCCAACCAAGGCATGCTCCTCTTCCTCTTTGAAATCAATTgctctgtttatctcttgtgcTTCTATTAAACCTGATTTTACCATTTTTATCTGCGAGTGTTTTACCAGTCATTTCTGTGTTGAACTGATGAATTCCATAAAAATACCAAATTGAGTCTTTATAGGTTATACCTTATTCACATTGCATACATGTTCATTATTTGAAATACAGTACAAGTTAATTTAACGTCATTTTGAAGAATATCTATTCAACCATTcaacaagaaattttgacacagtgtaaaggacagtttgtgaattcaaattatgcagtaagtaaaaaattgacaaaaatggactGTAATTGCTTTTGAGTAAACTTTGGTGGCATCTGTCACCTTTAGGTAGAAATGCATGTGAATTTCAGATTAAGAACTACTGAGTCCGA
This genomic interval from Astyanax mexicanus isolate ESR-SI-001 chromosome 1, AstMex3_surface, whole genome shotgun sequence contains the following:
- the LOC111191307 gene encoding gamma-crystallin M2-like isoform X1; amino-acid sequence: MNGRIMFYEDRNFMGRSWECSGDCADMSSYMNRCHSFRVMSGCWMFYDQPNYMGHQYCFRRGEYSDYMSMWGSSSWVRSCRMIPWYNGSYRMRMYERDNYMGQMMEMTGDCDNFMNRYNWSHGCRSCHVMDGHWMMYEHPNYMGRMWYFGPGHYRNFSNWGNMRFNSMRRVMSDWY
- the LOC111191307 gene encoding gamma-crystallin M2-like isoform X3, giving the protein MNGKIMFYEDRNFMGRSWECSGDCADMSSYMNRCHSFRVMSGCWMFYDQPNYMGHQYCFRRGEYSDYMSMWGSSSWVRSCRMIPWYNGSYRMRMYERDNYMGQMMEMTGDCDNFMNRYNWSHGCRSCHVMDGHWMMYEHPNYMGRMWYFGPGHYRNFSNWGNMRFNSMRRVMSDWY
- the LOC111191307 gene encoding gamma-crystallin M2-like isoform X2; its protein translation is MNGRIMFYEDRNFMGRSWECSGDCADMSSYMNRCHSFRVMSGCWMFYDQCNYMGHQHFFRKGEYSDYMSMWGSNSWVRSCRMIPMYSGNYRMRMYERDNYMGQMMEMNDDCDNFMNRCNWSQGCMSCHVMDGHWLFYDQPNYMGRMWYFGPGHYRNFSNWGNNRFMSMRRIMRDWY